Genomic window (Takifugu rubripes chromosome 1, fTakRub1.2, whole genome shotgun sequence):
ACCAGATGTTGAACTCACAACGGCTgaatgctgtttgtgtgtctgcaggaaaaTGAAACTGCTTCTGAATATTCATATAAagcataataataatcacatgAGCCTATGTTAGCATAAAAACAGCTACCACAAATGCTGCAGTGAAAGATATTCAAAGGTCTTCAAGATGATGATAAGGGGAACGGACACAGACGGCAGTACTGAGTCACAGTTCACAGACCCCCGTGGGGTCTCTGCTGACTTGTAACACATCTGAGGCCCCCACTGCTCCGACTCCTCAGACCCGCCTTCAGATCTCATCGGCGACCCAGCAACGACCGTGCTGCTGACACAACGCGCTTGACCTTTGAGCTCCTGTGACGAGCTCTGATTGGCTAAGCTCATGTCCCGTTTTTTCCCTTCCCCCACAGAGGACAGATGCACGGGGTCTCCCTCAGGTAATCAAGGTTTCCGAGAGCTCCGGCGGGACTGTCATCATTCTTGTTTCCATGGCAGTCGTGGGAGGAGTCCTGGTATTGGCCATGGCTGTCGCTTGTTTCCGTCACTACAATCAACAACTAGCCAGTGGCAAGCTGGGTCTGGGTCCAGAGGGAGGGGCCGAAACCCACTTTGATTACCAGGTGAGACATAACACAACATGTCGAATACATTTACATCGAGAAGAATAAATAGACATTAAACACAAGCTGACTATTAACAGGAGCTGTGTCGGCAGCACATGGCATCCAAATCTTCACTGTGCCGGCAGGACTGCGTGGGAGGGGGAAGCATAGCGGGCGTCGCTGGCGCCGGCGGTCGCAGGGGCACAGACACGTCGCGCGTCAGCAGCGTCTCCTCCCAGTTCAGCGACGGGCCCCAGCACAGCCCGTCCTCCACCCACAGCTCCACCCCCTCCTGGAGCGAGGAGCCGGCCCAATCAAACATGGACATCTCTACTGGTCACATGATCCTGGTGAGCAAAGGAACTCAACTTAACGGTTTTTGACATCGACCTCCTGTGATTCACCTACGCGTCCTCTGTGTCTCAGGCATATATGGAGGATCACCTGCGGAACAAGGACCGGCTTCAGAAGGAGTGGGAGGCTTTGTGCTCCTACCAGGCTGATCCCAGTTCATCCATCGTGGCTCAGAACCCAAACAACATCGACAAAAATAGACACGCCGAGTCGCTACCCTGTTAGTGCACCGACGCATCTACCCGTGTCACAATCGCATCATATTTGCACATTACTAAGTATTTCAGACAAATATATTTACTTTCTGGCACGTCTTCTTGTATATTGGATCTTTTTCAGCCATTTTCTTACCTCCACCTGAGATTTCTGTCATGCAGGGCTCATTTTGCTTTTTTACGCCCAGATGATCACTCGCGGGTGAAGCTGAAATCGGATGTAAACGCCACTAAACAGGACTACATCAATGCCAGCTTCATTGTAAGAAACCAGCCAGGATTTCATATTCCCAGAAATGTGTATTTAATTGCTCTTTTGCTTTGCACTTTTATCACAGTAAATCATTCTCTTTGCTCTATTTCCCTTTCTCCCAGTTTGACCATGACCCCCGGCAACCAGCTTACATCGCCACACAGGGGCCGATGGCTCACACAGTGGCTGATTTCTGGCAGGTGAGGGCGACCTGTTTTCCAATCACCTCCCGTTTCGTCCCTGTTTCCTCGATGATAAACAGGAACGCCgtcctctctcctgtctgcagATGGTTTGGGAGAACGGCTGCACGGTGATTGTGATGATGACGGCTCTGGTAGAGGATGGGGAGAAACAGTCTGAGAGATACTGGCCTGACGAGGGCTCCTCCCTCTACCACATCTACGAGGTGATATTGTAATAAAGCTAAAAAAATTAATTCAGGCAGCATTTATTTTAGATGATTACTAAAGTGCAGATTTTGTAAAGTTAAAGAACTTTTTGTTGCCCGATTTGTAATTTTTTCCTCTTGTACTATTGAAATCCTAAAGTTTGTCTTAAATTTCCTGCCCCTTCCCCGGTCGGGTCAGGTCAACCTGGTGTCAGAGCACATCTGGTGCAAGGACTTCCTGGTGCGAAGCTTCTACCTGAAGAACGTCCAGACGCAGGAGACCAGAACCTTGACGCAGTTTCACCTGCTGAGCTGGCCCGCCAACGGCATCCCCACCTCCACTCGTCCGCTCCTCGACTTCCGCAGGTCAGAAATGGCACTTCCTCTCACAGTCAGTTTGCCtgtttttatattgtttttagCGGGGTAACAGATCACGAATGAAcgacacacaacacagaacagagtcTGAATGCTGAATCCATAGCATCCGTCCTTCTGCTCCCTTCCATCCTCCTCGTTCCTCAGGCCCTCAGACATTCCGCCCTcgctctgcctctctccctctcccccagtgTGCAGGTTGATCGGTTTGTGTTTTGCCATCTCCCAGTGTCATTTTTGTGGTTTGCAGCTAGTACTCTGGCTCCAGTTGCATAGTCACAAAAATGAGCATTGGCAGGTGTgactggctgctgcaggagggacAGTGAATCTTTGGCTacctcctctttcccctctcctcccgtTTCTCTGCCATCCTGACATTCCCTCTGTGTGTCATTCATTTATGGTCCCCCACCCACAACCACTCTCTAATTTCCTCTCATTTGCTGCAGCCCTCAGCTTTTTATAATGGtcttaaaaacatgtttaactGCAACTGTAATGTTTTACAGAggcttgttttcttctttttgctgtCGTGCTCTTCAGAAAGGTGAATAAATGCTACAGGGGTCGTTCCTGCCCAATCATTGTTCACTGCAGGTAAAGAAATGCATGTCTGGTATGAGTCCGATTTCTCCAGCTCGAGCACCCACCTACAAAAACGGACCTGTTTTTGTTCCTCCCACAGTGATGGAACCAGCAGGACCGGCACATATATCCTGATTGACATGGTGCTGAACCGCATGGCGAAAGGTGAGGATTCACCCGCAGGCTCTGTTTTAATGGTCCTAATTAGACTTTTACCATTTACATCTCCAACTATATCTTGTTTTGTGTTTACAGGAGTTAAAGAGATCGACATTGCTGCCGCACTGGAGCACATCAGAGACCAGAGGCCGGGCCTGGTCCGCACCAAGGTACCGTCCGTCTGCATGTCTGTGCTGTCTGGATACTTTTGACATGGAGTTCCTTCCtgatcttctccctctcctcttctgctcagGACCAGTTTGAGTTCGCCCTGACGGCCGTCGCTGAGGAGGTGAATGCCATCTTAAAAGCTCTGCCGCAGTGAGGCGGAGCAAAGGCAGGTGGGAGGAGTCACGTGGAGAAAGAAACAAGACTCTGGGGGTGCAAACGCGTACATCCGCTCATCACTGTAAATAAGGTTCTGTGGCCCTTGAGTAGTTACTGCTCGTGTTTCAGCATGCAGTATTTACGCCATCCGCTCCTTCTCCAGGTTGGGAAATGTCACTTTATTAAAAGTATGTGTTTTGTTTAGTTTTGTAATCGTGCAAAGATAGAGAACAAATGTTATCATGACTGAGGCAAAGatttcatttgtctttattctAACATTTCAACcaaagcaaacacaaatgagTAGAACGCTTGAGAGTGATGATTCTCCGACTTTGGTCTGTCCTGCAGCCAGAATGCATCCCTTTGCACCACTGTCAGATGCCCGTGCTGGTCATTTGACCTGTGTGTGCTTTGGTCCTGcctgtgttgatttttttaaatttgcaagGCTCGTCCCTGCCCTGACGACACGATTGTTCGCAACAGATGCTGTACGTCGACAACCAGCCCCACACTGCTGTCGTTCCTGCTCTTTCTGCACACAGAGTAATCATTTTGGGTTCTTTTATCGTCTCGTCATGTATTTACATGTGATTtctgtgggggaggggtcacccatccccccccaATAGTTGTGTTACTTCCATGTAGCAGACAGATACAAAATACctataaaaatgtatttttgacttGAATAAATTTGTGATGTGATGCAACAAAACAAGTTCTTTTCTTTAAtgataaaaatgttaaattttACATTCAGGCACGCTATTTTCGCGGGCACCTGTTGATTTTCTATCAAATGTAATAAGTTTGGGAAACAGCGCCCCCGCACGCATGAGAGTGGAACAGTCAAATGCAAACGTGACAAATTATTTACGGACAAAACCCTTTATTTTCTGCTCTTAGTCTGTAGACGagcaaatgtaattaaaataactGTGTTAAGATAATTTAATAATTTACTTGACTTGTTAAGTAAAAAGTTTCCAGTCGTCCGTCTCCACAGTCAGCTACTGTATGAACACGCAAACACATTCTCACACATACATACAATCAACATTTGTAGCTTTCTTTAAGTTTCTGATAGGTGCCgtgttcagcagggagacaagTGCATCATGGGGAACTGACCTGTAAGAGCAGACACAGTATAGGACACGTTACCCAACCATCATCAGTCATATCAGGACTTTGACAAAACTCCGTCTAAACCGTATCGAACATCATTTCAAAGGTGCTTCACACTGGATTTTACCTCAGGGCAGAGCTGTCccatgcagagcagcaccactCAGGGTTAACTTGTAAAGGCCTCAAAGTCTGAgtctgaaacaggaagcagcaaatgTGAGAATTGCTACCAGTCAGTAAAAACGACAATATTGGTAGGTGCCACAGATGAACCCACAGGGCCATTTAAAGGTCTTCCTTGGCTAATGCACATGAGATCAGCAGAGTTTTAGTATGCCTCAATAATGTATAAAGAAATAACTTTCCACAGATttgagtatttaaaaaaaacaaaaacgtaaGCACAGTAAGCAGATTTAGTTGGCCTGTCTTGTCTTTATTATCATCCCAGTCTAGAGATAACAGCAATACATGGCACATCCGTACACATAAAACGTACAAAATGAACTTATAAAAGACCTCCGTCCTCTTTAGCTCCTAACATCCAACAGTCGTTTGGGAGAGATAAAATATAACAGACATATTTCTATAATTCTGCTAACTGTCCACATGAAGGCGacacctggagcaggtgtgacattttcagcagaaatcagtctttctttttaaaggttGGCGTCCAGACGACTGCACGCTCTTTCCCCCTCAACTGAAAGATcgcaaatattaaaaataaggtGGGAAAAAAGGCGACTTGGTGTTGGCACCCTGGGCAGCTCCAGTGGAACAACTGGTCAGTCAGGTGATGTCAAATGGCTCCTAAATTTACGCAGGCAGCACTATTGgaggaaaacttttttttatctaTTTCCTACATTTTCTTCCGTTTTGGCACATTTTCGGCGTTCGCCTCACTGAATGAGCTCATAGTCAATCGCTTAAatctttaaaagtaaaaaacaaataatactGTCATATGTATGGTAAATTGTGTTCACTGTAAAACAAGTGTTTGATGTTATAGTACGTTATAAATAAATGGCTGTGACTGCAAAACTTGATTGTGCGTTAAAGGCAAGGCATTTTCATACCAAATTGCAACGTGTGTCCTCTTGACCCTTCCTGCTCAGACTGAACTGCATATATAAAGAGGAAgggaattaaaataaataatctgACAATTAAACTTTGCGGACTGTGTAAATGCATTATTAGAATTTTCAGTCATATGGAGAAAATTTAGAGCAATaattgcttttgtttctttaaactgTGCAATTTTAAGTGTGTCAGCCTGGAAACCCTGAGGTTAGGATCGCATAGAGCTCCCCAAACCCTACTTTCCTCATCAGGACACAGTGCAGGTgcacttctttttcttttttgcctcacTGTTGTTGGTTTTTAGCTCAGGGTTCTGCTCACTGTCGGGTGTGGAACTGCTGGAGGCTGTGGGGGACTCGTGAGAGAAGCCCGTCTCCTCCATCTCGCGCCTGGTTTGGGGCTCTGGAACAATTCTAACATTGcgctcctcacccctctcctctgaAACAACCTTGCCGTTAACCACGACAGTGGTGCTTTTAGTTTTAAAACCATGGCTTTCTCTGCGGCCATCACCCTGGTCCTTCCCTGCTTTGGCCCCTTTCGCAGCACCTGATATGGTGTTGATAATAGATTCTCTCTCCTGGTGTTCCATTTCTGACAGGCTGCAGGCCAACGCCATCTGCAGGGCTtcgtcctcgtcgtcctcgCTGCTTGTCTCCGTCCGGTAGTTGAagaagggggcggagctaaagGAGCGGCGTGCGGGTGAAGGCTGAGGGTCACAGTATTGCGTGTCAGAGGGTCTGCTGTGGATGTGTGGCTTCTGGGGCAACTGCTGGGGCTGTACCCCCCGACGACTCAACTCCAGAGCCAATGCCATGTCATCCTTCACGCCTGGAAACAACAACCCcgcaacagtgtgtgtgaggcctcGCCGTGAAAGGTTCATGGAGAGGTGGATCTACTGCATTAAGCACTTTACACAGAAACCAATGAGAAAGCTTAAAGTTTAGTTGTCCTGATGACGCCAGTGTGCAGTCTTACCATTTATGAGGACGCTCTTTAAGACACCGTCCTCCTCAATCTCGACCCTTTCCTGTCCATTCTCCTTTATCCTGGTGGGGAATCAGATACATGGGAGCATTGAAATCATTGCTTATTTTGTCTGGGCTTCTTCTGTAGAGGAGATTTAAGACTTCAACATGTTCACATGTCAACTTTAATCATATATGTCCCACTTTCCTGGgttaacacaaacacagacagagtAAATGTGAGATATGATGGTAAATGGGACATCTGATCAGTTTTACATACTTTTTCGTGGTGGTGCGCTTGCCATTTACGATGCGAGTGGAAGTAGAAACTGATCTGAAGTTGCCCGTCCCTCCCCCCATGCTGTCCATACCCCCCATGGACGAGGAGAAGGAAGTAAAGTCCACTGAAAAGCACATCATTAGGAAAGAAGGGAAGATCAAATCGATTAACTCTGAAGGATCATTACGGACCCTGAGTCTTTTCTGACTACTGATATGAGATAATAAACATAACAAGAGTATAATTCTCTGGATGATGCTGATTATCTGTGGTTTCTTACCTCCAGctgaagggaaagaaaagaagcgACTGGGTCCAACATGAGATGAACCACAGAAGGGTGTAAAATCATCTGAGAGACAgaaattctgcttttaaatTATGCAAAATTCAATCAAAGCAGATTTTACTGGCAAAATGATTGCTGGTTTGGCAGAATGTGAAATGGTGTGAATAGAAAAAAACCTCTATAACTTCTCAAGCATGTTTATTACTGTATGTAGGTCATACCAAAGAAGGAACGAAAGGGATCCTGGCCCCCAAAAAAGTCCCTGAACACCTCATCTGGGCTGCGGAATGTGAAGGTGAATTCTGGGAGATCTGAAGAAAAttctgagctggaggagcctgtggagagagagagagaatgacagGAAAAGAATgagatggatggaaggagagaggtgggagagagatgAATAAAATGGGACAAAAGTAGCCTTTGAATAGGTTTGGTTAACATTACGTCAGAGCAGGTGAATGGACCAATGGTTACTTACCTGCATTTCGCAGTATGTCACTTCCGTATCTGTCGTAAGCCTCACGTTTACTCTCTGAAGAGGGAGTTGAATGAAATTTAACATTACAACAAAAATTTCCACACTTAGAAAGATAGAATCTGGTAAATATTCAGGATACAGTCCTGCCTATACCCACATAAATTACTAATTACTGACTTACTGTCAGAAAGAACTTCGTAGGCCTCGGCCACCCCTTTAAACtttttctctgcctcctccttaTTGTCTGGGTTTTTGTCTGGATGCCATTTCAGTGCCAGTTTCCTGTAACTGAGCAAATACAGTAACTCAGCA
Coding sequences:
- the ptprna gene encoding protein tyrosine phosphatase receptor type Na isoform X3, which produces MIPEPPQSPMNMQTASMDPYMYHQHRYQDEVQQYPHGAGGTYARPSSRTQANQRELERDRQLLQEVLSLYLASSQPSYGHRGAAVMAPAGLPYYEDFELEMPVDYAEDYTLPEGLSAGGRQHQQHQQHQQHQQQQQQQQQQQKLQNKKVSQDLSSLPLNGNDGLLQRMSGVLQRYGVDPRELSQDQLYKLALILQLLQAQEKTGSTEKDLIALKEMQLVKTDSAPLKPEKPATVLDPPDAPPAPSSTLISAPTKSSGSVPSASQPTHATEPGQSLKDLPLDGTGGKEEYGYIFTNQSLLTLYDGVKLLGLLADRIHLSTSSFINISVVGPAVTFRLRQNEHNVTAAEVAAKAVSEKHFLESETGLKIVQSGVGERTDARGLPQVIKVSESSGGTVIILVSMAVVGGVLVLAMAVACFRHYNQQLASGKLGLGPEGGAETHFDYQELCRQHMASKSSLCRQDCVGGGSIAGVAGAGGRRGTDTSRVSSVSSQFSDGPQHSPSSTHSSTPSWSEEPAQSNMDISTGHMILAYMEDHLRNKDRLQKEWEALCSYQADPSSSIVAQNPNNIDKNRHAESLPYDHSRVKLKSDVNATKQDYINASFIFDHDPRQPAYIATQGPMAHTVADFWQMVWENGCTVIVMMTALVEDGEKQSERYWPDEGSSLYHIYEVNLVSEHIWCKDFLVRSFYLKNVQTQETRTLTQFHLLSWPANGIPTSTRPLLDFRRKVNKCYRGRSCPIIVHCSDGTSRTGTYILIDMVLNRMAKGVKEIDIAAALEHIRDQRPGLVRTKDQFEFALTAVAEEVNAILKALPQ
- the dnajb2 gene encoding dnaJ homolog subfamily B member 2 isoform X3, with translation MVDYYNVLGVSKTASQEDIKKAYRKLALKWHPDKNPDNKEEAEKKFKGVAEAYEVLSDKSKREAYDRYGSDILRNAGSSSSEFSSDLPEFTFTFRSPDEVFRDFFGGQDPFRSFFDDFTPFCGSSHVGPSRFFSFPSAGVDFTSFSSSMGGMDSMGGGTGNFRSVSTSTRIVNGKRTTTKKIKENGQERVEIEEDGVLKSVLINGVKDDMALALELSRRGVQPQQLPQKPHIHSRPSDTQYCDPQPSPARRSFSSAPFFNYRTETSSEDDEDEALQMALACSLSEMEHQERESIINTISDSDFEAFTS
- the dnajb2 gene encoding dnaJ homolog subfamily B member 2 isoform X2, yielding MVDYYNVLGVSKTASQEDIKKAYRKLALKWHPDKNPDNKEEAEKKFKGVAEAYEVLSDKSKREAYDRYGSDILRNAGSSSSEFSSDLPEFTFTFRSPDEVFRDFFGGQDPFRSFFDDFTPFCGSSHVGPSRFFSFPSAGVDFTSFSSSMGGMDSMGGGTGNFRSVSTSTRIVNGKRTTTKKIKENGQERVEIEEDGVLKSVLINGVKDDMALALELSRRGVQPQQLPQKPHIHSRPSDTQYCDPQPSPARRSFSSAPFFNYRTETSSEDDEDEALQMALACSLSEMEHQERESIINTISVQSEQEGSRGHTLQFDSDFEAFTS
- the dnajb2 gene encoding dnaJ homolog subfamily B member 2 isoform X1, with protein sequence MVDYYNVLGVSKTASQEDIKKAYRKLALKWHPDKNPDNKEEAEKKFKGVAEAYEVLSDKSKREAYDRYGSDILRNAGSSSSEFSSDLPEFTFTFRSPDEVFRDFFGGQDPFRSFFDDFTPFCGSSHVGPSRFFSFPSAGVDFTSFSSSMGGMDSMGGGTGNFRSVSTSTRIVNGKRTTTKKIKENGQERVEIEEDGVLKSVLINGVKDDMALALELSRRGVQPQQLPQKPHIHSRPSDTQYCDPQPSPARRSFSSAPFFNYRTETSSEDDEDEALQMALACSLSEMEHQERESIINTISGAAKGAKAGKDQGDGRRESHGFKTKSTTVVVNGKVVSEERGEERNVRIVPEPQTRREMEETGFSHESPTASSSSTPDSEQNPELKTNNSEAKKKKKCTCTVS